In the genome of Notamacropus eugenii isolate mMacEug1 chromosome 5, mMacEug1.pri_v2, whole genome shotgun sequence, one region contains:
- the LOC140506376 gene encoding structural maintenance of chromosomes protein 4-like, producing MPPPRKRVKLAQQPSADEGPPPRRPEGEGQNAKLQEADEGPPPHRPEGEGQNAKLQKADEGPPPHRPEGEGRKAKQQEADEGPPPHRPEGEGRKAKLQKADEGPPPHRPEGEGQEAKLPEAAEPAPPAQPPDPELDTGRLEEIVGALTPPPPPLSPIENFNTLEGMEAAELALLGQPPDPEYDAPILEMVRALTPPPPPLSPIANFNSLEGMEDAELAPPLDQPPDPESDTPVLEENVGALTPPPPPLSPINTLEGLEAGPAEAAEAAACAKPPDPNPYTRRLEEILLLPPCLMITQIPNINTRDPDGLEPAQPPDPELYRRSLEEILATVPPPPPPPLPLALTNQQGVPRLMITHIVNVNFKSYAGRELLGPFHKRFSCIIGPNGSGKSNIIDSMLFVFGYRAQKIRSKKVALLIHSSEDYPALDSCTVEVHFQMILDKEEDSYEVIPDSGFCVSRTAYRDNSSVYHIDGKKKTLKDVSSLLRLHGFDLNHHRFLILQGEVEQIAMMKPKGRTEHDEGMLEYLEDIIGCGRLKEPIQVLCRRVEILNEQRGEKLNRVKLVEKEKDALEEERNTAIEFLTLENEVFKKKNHVCQYYIYDLQKRIAEMETQKEKIHEDTKDINKKSSKLANEMEAKTKALKHVEKKLNKVTKFIEENKEKFTQLDLKDVQVREKMEHAKNKAKKLEKQLQKDKEKVEEFKGVPANSEKIITETTARKSILEKEKEKEEEKLKQVIDSLKQETKELQEEKESREKELMEFNKTVNEARSKMDVAQSELDIYVSHHNTAVSRLSQAKKALTTASETLRERKAVIRNFEIKLPPTEQNLKEKENELQKLTKEATDAENSIRDLLQKIEEAKSSLATNHSRGKVLNALIQQKKSGKISGIYGRLGNLGAIDEKYDIAISSCCGALDYVVVDTIDTAQVCVNFLKKQNIGVATFIGLDKIKVLEKNMNPIQTPENIPRLFDLVKVKDEKIRRAFYFALHDTLVANNLDQATRVAFQKDKRWRVVTLQGQIIEQSGTMTGGGNKQMKGRMGSSFVVEVSEEEVSHMQSKLQKDSQKTVQIQERKAQLEEEVIKLRHSVQDMKNTLEKFTVSIQSLSEQEAYLDVQVKELEANVRDTVPDKKKQKLLETNISIFKKRYEHVAEKAGKVEAEVKRLHSLIVEINNHKLKAQQDKVDKINQQLDECASAIMKAQVAVKTADRNLKKTQDTVLHTEKEIKDNKKEVEDLTHELTSLKQKAAEVMKNSKEAGQSLPKIQKKHHNLLQEIKSIKENEHALQNDALGIKLKLEQLDSHIAEHRSKVKYWQKKISRISLHPIEDNPVEEISVLSQEDLEAIQSPDSLTSQIAILEAQCHEMKPNLGSIAKYKKKEELYLQRLAELCTITAERERFRKAYEDLRRQRLNEFMAGFNIITNKLKENYQMLTLGGDAELELVDSLDPFSEGIMFSVRPPQKSWKKIFNLSGGEKTLSSLALVFALHHYKPTPLYFMDEIDAALDFKNVSIVAFYIYEQTKNAQFIIISLRNNMFEIADRLIGIYKTHNITKSVAINPKVIASKGLHCT from the coding sequence ATGCCGCCGCCCCGAAAGCGAGTCAAGTTGGCCCAGCAGCCGAGCGCCGATGAAGGACCACCGCCCCGCAGGCcagagggggaggggcagaatgCCAAGCTGCAGGAGGCCGATGAGGGACCACCGCCCCACAGGCcagagggggaggggcagaatgCCAAGCTGCAGAAGGCCGATGAGGGACCACCGCCCCACAGGCCAGAGGGGGAGGGGCGGAAGGCCAAGCAGCAGGAGGCCGATGAGGGACCACCGCCCCACAGGCCAGAGGGGGAGGGGCGGAAGGCCAAGCTGCAGAAGGCCGATGAGGGACCACCGCCCCACAGGCCCgaaggggaggggcaggaggccAAGCTGCCAGAGGCGGCTGAGCCAGCACCCCCGGCCCAGCCCCCAGACCCCGAGCTGGACACGGGCAGACTGGAGGAGATCGTGGGGGCCTTGACGCCGCCACCACCGCCCCTGTCACCCATTGAAAATTTCAACACCCTGGAGGGGATGGAGGCCGCCGAGCTAGCGCTGCTTGGCCAGCCCCCAGACCCCGAGTATGACGCGCCCATCCTGGAGATGGTGAGGGCCTTGACGCCGCCACCACCTCCCCTGTCACCCATTGCGAATTTCAACAGCCTGGAGGGGATGGAGGACGCCGAGCTAGCGCCACCCCTTGACCAGCCCCCAGACCCTGAGTCTGACACGCCAGTCCTGGAGGAGAACGTGGGGGCCTTGACGCCGCCGCCACCGCCCCTGTCACCCATCAATACCTTGGAGGGGCTGGAGGCTGGCCCGGCAGAGGCAGCGGAGGCAGCTGCATGCGCCAAGCCCCCAGACCCCAACCCCTACACGCGCCGCCTGGAGGAGATCCTGCTGCTGCCACCGTGCCTCATGATCACGCAAATCCCGAACATTAACACCCGGGACCCAGACGGGCTGGAGCCCGCCCAGCCCCCAGACCCTGAGCTCTACAGGCGCAGCCTGGAGGAGATCCTGGCGACTGTGCCACCTCCTCCACCGCCACCGCTGCCCCTGGCCCTGACCAACCAGCAAGGGGTGCCTCGTCTTATGATAACACACATCGTGAATGTCAACTTTAAGTCTTATGCGGGCCGCGAGCTGCTGGGACCCTTCCACAAGCGCTTCTCCTGCATCATCGGCCCGAACGGCAGCGGCAAGTCCAACATCATCGACTCGATGCTCTTCGTGTTCGGCTACCGGGCCCAGAAGATCCGCTCCAAGAAGGTGGCCTTGCTCATTCACAGCTCTGAGGATTACCCGGCCCTGGACAGCTGCACGGTGGAGGTGCACTTCCAGATGATCCTGGACAAGGAAGAGGACAGTTACGAAGTGATTCCCGACAGCGGCTTCTGCGTGTCCCGAACCGCCTACAGGGATAACTCCTCCGTGTACCACATAGacgggaaaaagaaaacattgaagGACGTGAGCAGTCTCCTCCGCCTCCATGGTTTTGACCTGAACCACCACCGCTTTCTGATCCTGCAGGGTGAGGTTGAACAGATTGCCATGATGAAACCGAAAGGCAGGACTGAACACGATGAGGGTATGCTTGAATATTTAGAAGATATAATAGGATGTGGACGGCTAAAAGAGCCTATTCAAGTCTTGTGTCGAAGAGTTGAAATATTAAATGAGCAAAGAGGAGAGAAATTAAACAGGGTTAAATtggtggagaaagaaaaagacgccttagaagaagagagaaatacAGCCATTGAATTTCTCACCCTGGAAAATGAAGTGTTCAAGAAAAAGAATCATGTCTGTCAATATTACATTTATGATTTGCAGAAACGAATTGCTGAAATGGAAActcagaaggaaaaaattcatgAAGATACAAAAGATATTAACAAGAAGAGCAGTAAACTGGCAAATGAAATGGAAGCCAAAACTAAAGCTTTAAAACACGTTGAAAAGAAACTCAATAAAGTTACAAAATTTattgaggaaaacaaagagaaatttaCACAGCTGGATTTGAAGGATGTTCAAgttagggaaaaaatggaacatgcTAAAAATAAGGCCAAGAAACTTGAAAAACAGCTccaaaaagataaggaaaaggttGAGGAGTTTAAAGGTGTGCCAGCCAATAGCGAGAAGATAATCACTGAAACAACAGCTAGAAAGAGtattctggaaaaggaaaaggagaaagaggaggaaaaattaaaGCAAGTTATAGATAGCCTTAAACAGGAAACAAAGGAActtcaggaagaaaaagagagccGAGAAAAGGAGCTCATGGAATTTAATAAAACAGTGAATGAAGCTCGCTCTAAGATGGATGTTGCCCAATCTGAGCTTGATATTTACGTCAGCCACCATAACACTGCAGTGTCTCGACTAAGCCAGGCCAAAAAGGCCCTAACTACAGCTTCAGAGACTTTGAGAGAAAGGAAAGCTGTCATTAGAAATTTCGAAATTAAATTGCCTCCTACTGAACAGAAcctaaaggagaaggaaaatgaacttcAGAAACTTACAAAGGAAGCAACAGATGCTGAAAATTCCATTCGGGATCTTCTACAAAAAATTGAAGAAGCAAAAAGTTCTCTTGCCACAAATCACAGTCGAGGAAAAGTTCTGAATGCATTGATTCAGCAGAAAAAATCTGGCAAAATTTCAGGAATATATGGAAGATTGGGAAACTTGGGAGCCATTGATGAAAAATACGACATTGCCATTTCATCTTGTTGTGGTGCTCTGGACTACGTTGTTGTTGACACTATTGATACAGCCCAAGTCTGTGTGAACTTCCTGAAGAAACAAAATATAGGAGTGGCAACATTTATTGGATTAGATAAGattaaagttttagaaaaaaatatgaaccCTATCCAAACTCCTGAAAACATACCTCGGTTGTTTGATTTAGTAAAAGTAAAGGATGAGAAGATTCGCCGAGCTTTTTACTTTGCTTTACATGATACTTTAGTAGCTAACAACTTGGACCAGGCAACAAGAGTGGCCTTTCAGAAAGATAAGAGATGGAGAGTTGTGACATTACAGGGACAAATCATAGAACAATCAGGTACCATGACTGGTGGTGGAAACAAGCAGATGAAAGGAAGAATGGGCTCCTCCTTTGTAGTGGAAGTCTCAGAAGAAGAGGTATCCCACATGCAATCCAAATTGCAGAAGGACTCCCAAAAAACTGTTCAAATCCAGGAACGCAAAGCACAGCTTGAAGAGGAGGTGATTAAACTCCGTCACAGTGTGCAAGACATGAAGAACACACTGGAAAAGTTTACTGTGAGCATCCAGAGTCTGTCAGAACAAGAAGCCTACTTGGATGTACAAGTCAAAGAGCTTGAAGCCAACGTCCGTGATACTGTCCCTgacaaaaaaaagcagaaattgcTAGAGACAAATATAAGTATTTTCAAGAAACGATATGAACATGTTGCTGAGAAGGCTGGCAAGGTGGAAGCTGAGGTCAAAAGGCTGCACAGTTTAATTGTGGAGATCAATAATCATAAGCTTAAAGCCCAGCAAGACAAAGTTGACAAGATCAACCAACAGTTGGACGAATGTGCATCTGCCATCATGAAAGCCCAAGTAGCAGTAAAGACAGCAGACAGAAATCTTAAAAAGACACAAGATACCGTCCttcacacagagaaagaaataaaggacaatAAGAAGGAAGTGGAGGACCTAACCCATGAACTCACAAGCCTCAAACAGAAGGCAGCAGAGGTCATGAAGAATTCCAAAGAGGCTGGGCAGTCGTTGCCCAAGATCCAGAAGAAGCATCACAACCTGCTtcaagaaataaaatcaataaaagaaaatgaacatgcTCTTCAAAATGATGCACTCGGTATTAAGTTAAAACTTGAACAGCTAGACAGTCACATTGCAGAACATCGTTCTAAAGTCAAATACTGGCAGAAGAAGATTTCAAGGATATCACTGCATCCAATAGAAGATAATccagtggaagagatttctgttctaaGCCAAGAGGATCTCGAAGCAATACAAAGCCCAGATTCTCTAACCAGTCAGATTGCTATTCTCGAAGCCCAGTGTCATGAAATGAAACCAAACCTTGGTTCCATTGCAAAgtataaaaagaaggaagagctGTACCTGCAGCGTCTGGCAGAGCTGTGCACGATCACTGCTGAACGGGAGCGATTCAGGAAGGCCTATGAAGACCTTCGGAGGCAGAGGCTGAATGAATTCATGGCAGGTTTTAACATCATAACCAACAAACTGAAGGAGAATTACCAGATGCTG